From one Trifolium pratense cultivar HEN17-A07 linkage group LG1, ARS_RC_1.1, whole genome shotgun sequence genomic stretch:
- the LOC123886639 gene encoding glycogen synthase kinase-3 homolog MsK-1 isoform X1: MAASVGVAPTSGFREASGHGEIGVDDILPEEMNDMKIRDDREMEATVVDSGNGTETGHIIVTTIGGRNGQPKQTISYMAERVVGHGSFGVVFQAKCLETGETVAIKKVLQDKRYKNRELQTMRLLDHPNVVSLKHCFFSTTEKDELYLNLVLEYVPETVHRVIKHYNKLNQRMPMIYVKLYTYQIFRALSYIHRCIGVCHRDIKPQNLLVNPHTHQVKLCDFGSAKVLVKGEPNISYICSRYYRAPELIFGATEYTTAIDVWSVGCVLAELLLGQVGSCWCNILQFCNLVHLIEIFICFSQPLFPGESGVDQLVEIIKVLGTPTREEIKCMNPNYTEFKFPQIKAHPWHKIFHKRMPPEAVDLVSRLLQYSPNLRCQALDALTHPFFDELRDPNARLPTGRFLPPLFNFKPHELKGIPVETLVKLVPEHARKQCPFLGL, translated from the exons ATGGCGGCGTCCGTTGGCGTGGCACCGACTTCAGGTTTTAGAGAAGCCAGTGGTCATGGTGAAATTGGTGTTGATGATATATTGCCAGAGGAAATGAATGATATGAAAATTAGGGATGATAGA GAAATGGAAGCCACGGTTGTTGACAGCGGCAATGGAACCGAGACCGGACATATTATTGTGACTACTATTGGTGGTAGAAATGGCCAGCCAAAGCAG ACTATAAGCTATATGGCAGAGCGTGTTGTAGGACATGGATCATTTGGAGTTGTCTTCCAG GCTAAGTGCTTGGAAACTGGTGAAACTGTGGCTATCAAGAAGGTTCTTCAAGACAAGAGGTATAAGAATCGGGAATTGCAAACAATGCGCCTTCTTGATCATCCAAATGTCGTCTCTTTAAAGCATTGTTTCTTTTCAACCACCGAAAAGGATGAACTATACCTTAATTTGGTACTTGAGTATGTTCCCGAAACAGTTCATCGCGTGATTAAGCATTACAACAAGTTGAACCAAAGGATGCCAATGATTTATGTGAAGCTCTATACGTACCAG ATCTTTAGGGCATTATCTTATATTCATCGTTGTATTGGTGTCTGCCATCGGGATATCAAACCTCAAAATCTATTG GTCAATCCACACACCCACCAGGTTAAATTATGTGACTTTGGAAGTGCAAAAGTTTTG GTTAAAGGCGAACCAAATATATCGTACATATGTTCTAGATATTATAGAGCACCTGAGCTTATTTTTGGAGCAACTGAATATACTACAGCTATTGATGTCTGGTCTGTTGGTTGTGTTTTGGCCGAGCTGCTGCTTGGACAGGTTGGTAGCTGTTGGTGTAATATCCTACAATTTTGTAATTTAGTACAtttaattgaaatatttatttgCTTTTCCCAGCCGTTGTTCCCTGGCGAGAGTGGAGTTGATCAGCTCGTTGAAATCATCAAG GTTCTGGGAACTCCAACAAGAGAAGAGATTAAATGCATGAATCCTAATTATACAGAATTTAAATTCCCTCAAATTAAAGCACATCCATGGCACAag ATCTTCCATAAGCGCATGCCTCCAGAAGCTGTTGATTTGGTATCAAGATTATTACAATACTCTCCAAACCTGCGGTGCCAAGCT TTAGATGCCTTGACCCATCCTTTCTTTGATGAGCTTCGTGACCCGAATGCTCGCTTGCCGACTGGTCGTTTCCTTCCACCACTATTTAACTTCAAACCTCACG AACTAAAAGGAATCCCAGTCGAGACCTTGGTGAAATTGGTTCCAGAGCATGCAAGGAAGCAATGCCCGTTTCTTGGCTTGTAA
- the LOC123886639 gene encoding glycogen synthase kinase-3 homolog MsK-1 isoform X2, which yields MAASVGVAPTSGFREASGHGEIGVDDILPEEMNDMKIRDDREMEATVVDSGNGTETGHIIVTTIGGRNGQPKQTISYMAERVVGHGSFGVVFQAKCLETGETVAIKKVLQDKRYKNRELQTMRLLDHPNVVSLKHCFFSTTEKDELYLNLVLEYVPETVHRVIKHYNKLNQRMPMIYVKLYTYQIFRALSYIHRCIGVCHRDIKPQNLLVNPHTHQVKLCDFGSAKVLVKGEPNISYICSRYYRAPELIFGATEYTTAIDVWSVGCVLAELLLGQPLFPGESGVDQLVEIIKVLGTPTREEIKCMNPNYTEFKFPQIKAHPWHKIFHKRMPPEAVDLVSRLLQYSPNLRCQALDALTHPFFDELRDPNARLPTGRFLPPLFNFKPHELKGIPVETLVKLVPEHARKQCPFLGL from the exons ATGGCGGCGTCCGTTGGCGTGGCACCGACTTCAGGTTTTAGAGAAGCCAGTGGTCATGGTGAAATTGGTGTTGATGATATATTGCCAGAGGAAATGAATGATATGAAAATTAGGGATGATAGA GAAATGGAAGCCACGGTTGTTGACAGCGGCAATGGAACCGAGACCGGACATATTATTGTGACTACTATTGGTGGTAGAAATGGCCAGCCAAAGCAG ACTATAAGCTATATGGCAGAGCGTGTTGTAGGACATGGATCATTTGGAGTTGTCTTCCAG GCTAAGTGCTTGGAAACTGGTGAAACTGTGGCTATCAAGAAGGTTCTTCAAGACAAGAGGTATAAGAATCGGGAATTGCAAACAATGCGCCTTCTTGATCATCCAAATGTCGTCTCTTTAAAGCATTGTTTCTTTTCAACCACCGAAAAGGATGAACTATACCTTAATTTGGTACTTGAGTATGTTCCCGAAACAGTTCATCGCGTGATTAAGCATTACAACAAGTTGAACCAAAGGATGCCAATGATTTATGTGAAGCTCTATACGTACCAG ATCTTTAGGGCATTATCTTATATTCATCGTTGTATTGGTGTCTGCCATCGGGATATCAAACCTCAAAATCTATTG GTCAATCCACACACCCACCAGGTTAAATTATGTGACTTTGGAAGTGCAAAAGTTTTG GTTAAAGGCGAACCAAATATATCGTACATATGTTCTAGATATTATAGAGCACCTGAGCTTATTTTTGGAGCAACTGAATATACTACAGCTATTGATGTCTGGTCTGTTGGTTGTGTTTTGGCCGAGCTGCTGCTTGGACAG CCGTTGTTCCCTGGCGAGAGTGGAGTTGATCAGCTCGTTGAAATCATCAAG GTTCTGGGAACTCCAACAAGAGAAGAGATTAAATGCATGAATCCTAATTATACAGAATTTAAATTCCCTCAAATTAAAGCACATCCATGGCACAag ATCTTCCATAAGCGCATGCCTCCAGAAGCTGTTGATTTGGTATCAAGATTATTACAATACTCTCCAAACCTGCGGTGCCAAGCT TTAGATGCCTTGACCCATCCTTTCTTTGATGAGCTTCGTGACCCGAATGCTCGCTTGCCGACTGGTCGTTTCCTTCCACCACTATTTAACTTCAAACCTCACG AACTAAAAGGAATCCCAGTCGAGACCTTGGTGAAATTGGTTCCAGAGCATGCAAGGAAGCAATGCCCGTTTCTTGGCTTGTAA